The Stigmatella aurantiaca DW4/3-1 genome contains the following window.
CACCGCCTGGGGCCCCTGGCTACTCCAATCCGGTGTGTACTCGACGAAGAGATTGCCGCCCTGGCCGATGTAAGGCCAGAGGTGGCCGCGCTTGACGCCACGCGCGTCCTCCTTGTCCAGCACTCGCACCCCGGTGTCATCAGTATGCAGCAGGAAGTCACTGAGCGTTCGGCGCTTGAGCAGCGCCACCAGGGGCACCAGCAAGTCGCTGGCACCGGCCACCCAGTCGCCCAGGGTGGAAGGCGGCAGCTTCACCCCATACCGTTTATCGAAAATGGCCTGCTGGCGGTGCACCGGTAGGCCGTCTCGGTACTTGCCTACCAACAGCTGCGCCAGCAGGCCGGGGCCCGGCAACGCTCCTGGCAGCGGCGTCTCGCCCGCGGGGGCGGCCACCACACCCTCCTTACAGCGAGCACACGCCAGCTTGGGCCGCTTCTCCACTCGCACATAGAAGCGCGCGGGCTCCAATTCCAACCGCTGGCTGACTTCCTGGCCAATGCTCTTCCTGGGCTGACCGCATTCAGGACACGTACACTCTTCGGCAGAAGGCTCCACCTGCACCTCGCGCCGCTCCAGGTGGGCCGGCAGCGCCTTGGCGCCGCGCGCCAGGACACGCCGGGGCGGCTTCTTCGGCGCCTGCTCCGGCGGGGCGGCTGGGGCCGCCGCAGGCGCTTGCGCTCCGCTGTCGGCCTCGGGCGGGCCAGGCGGCGGCTGGGTGAGCAGTGACAGCAGCAGTTGCAGGGAACTGGCGGGGGTCTTCTCACTCCTGCGCCCGTACAGTTGCCTCAACGCCTCCTTCAGCCTCATCGCCGTGCTGGAATGCTCCTCGCGCAGCCTTCCTAAAAGGCCCAGCAACAACTCGATGGCCTCCTCACCTCGGCCCTCCTCCAGCAACTGCCGCATGTACGCACGCACCGCCTCCATGTCACTGGCTTCGCCGGGGGGCTCCGGTCTCGGCTCCGGCCCGGCCCCCTGCTCCTGGACTGTTGTGGGCCTGCTCATGCCCCAGGTATGCTACGTCCCAGGTAGGGTGCGCAACTGAAGACTCAATGCACCGGCCTCTGGCGCACCCCGCTGCCTGTCTCTACCAGGGCCAGCACTTCGGCCAGTTGCCTCGCCTCCAGGTGCACCGCTCCCTGGCCTTCTACCGGCTCAGGCACCCGGAAGCGTCCTGCCTCCAGTCTCTTGCTCACCGTGCAATATCCATTCGTCTCCCAGAACAGAATCCTCACGAAATCTCTCCTTCGCGAGAAGAAGACAAACAGGTGGCCAGACTTCGGCGCCTGGCCCAAGCTTCCCTCCACCAGTGCGCTCAACCCGTCGGCCTGCTTTC
Protein-coding sequences here:
- the tnpC gene encoding IS66 family transposase translates to MSRPTTVQEQGAGPEPRPEPPGEASDMEAVRAYMRQLLEEGRGEEAIELLLGLLGRLREEHSSTAMRLKEALRQLYGRRSEKTPASSLQLLLSLLTQPPPGPPEADSGAQAPAAAPAAPPEQAPKKPPRRVLARGAKALPAHLERREVQVEPSAEECTCPECGQPRKSIGQEVSQRLELEPARFYVRVEKRPKLACARCKEGVVAAPAGETPLPGALPGPGLLAQLLVGKYRDGLPVHRQQAIFDKRYGVKLPPSTLGDWVAGASDLLVPLVALLKRRTLSDFLLHTDDTGVRVLDKEDARGVKRGHLWPYIGQGGNLFVEYTPDWSSQGPQAVLANFQGYLVVDGYKGYQALFGHASPRTEVGCWMHARRGFERAHLAGDARGSTVLALVQKLYAVERQATQASLSCQARLALRLEKSAPVCLELFGLLTDWAPHVPPKTPLGKAIAYALHRSVPLGRFLEDGRVPLDNGEAERLIKLIVLGRKNWLFLGSDAAGHRAAAVYSLVLSCYRLEMDPWAYFRDVLPKLGDTLFPASRIAELLPEAWAQQPAQQR
- the tnpB gene encoding IS66 family insertion sequence element accessory protein TnpB (TnpB, as the term is used for proteins encoded by IS66 family insertion elements, is considered an accessory protein, since TnpC, encoded by a neighboring gene, is a DDE family transposase.) → MLRLPEGVKIWVATAPCDMRKQADGLSALVEGSLGQAPKSGHLFVFFSRRRDFVRILFWETNGYCTVSKRLEAGRFRVPEPVEGQGAVHLEARQLAEVLALVETGSGVRQRPVH